DNA from Odocoileus virginianus isolate 20LAN1187 ecotype Illinois chromosome 25, Ovbor_1.2, whole genome shotgun sequence:
GTAACACTGGGACTTTACTGCCTCCACTTGGAGGAGACAGGAATTACAGGCACAGAGACACAGTCCATGAAGGAGACTCATGGAAGGCGGGCAGGCCAAGGAGCTCCGCGCATGGAGGAGCTTGTAATGTGACCACCTCTCTGGATGAACCCAGATCCAAGGTGGGCGTCCAAGGTGGGCCTCAGGTGGCCCAGGACATGCAGGAGCTGCTTCACAGAACAGCTCTTCAATGAGCAGAAACAACTAGAATAGTTCTCATGtcgacagaaaacaacaacaacaaaacatgaaGGGGATGTTCTCTGCCCAGAAGaggtccctcctcccccttctcagTTGCTCAGGGTCTTCCCCCAGACTAAACTTCCCTCATCACCCACCAACCAgcctttttatttcataaactAGCTCTtctgggatttttgtttgttctgctgccccccatccccgcccccgtTGTCTCTATGTTCCAACAATTTTTCTATTTGACTTGACTGAAGGAAACTGAATTCTCTCTAGAGGGTGTGGCAGGGGGATGTATACActgggaaaacatttttttttttaattggctggaGCTGTGAGAAAAGGTTGGAAGGACCAGAGGGTGAGAACACTGGTGGGTGAAGTGGTTGGGCACCATCACAGTTGTGAGGTGAGCCCTGGAGAACACAGTAAGGGCTGGTTGTCTGTTGATGCATGAGACACGTCTGAGGTCCCCCCAGATGAGTAGACCTGGGCTCTTCCAGGTTGAAGAAGCCAGTGGTGATGATGTCTTGAGTCTTCTTAAAGTCAGTTCAGCTACACTCTTTAACAGTGAACTGCTATTTTATGAGGGACAAGCATACCTCTGTCAGATTGCTTGGAAAATGTGCTTggcaagttgttgttcagtctctgtcgtgtccgactctttgggactccacaGACTGTGCATGACGAGTACTTCAGGGCAATCTCACATCTTTGTTGAATTCCTTTTTGACCCTCTCTGTTCACACCTGTTACAATGCTTTGCTCTTCACATGCTCCTTTGTCTCCATCTCTCCCACAACACTGAGGTTCCACGGGTAGAATTCTCATATTCGCTGCTGCTGCATTTCCAATGCCGGCATGTACCTggcacattcatttattcattagacatccactgtgtgcctagtgtgtgccaggctctgtgccaacGTTTGCTAAACCAGGGTAGACAGAGGCGATGTGAGTCCTGCCCTCAGAGGCATGATGACTGATGGGAGAGATGAGACCACAAGCCAAtaattacacacatacacagagtgaCATATACACATAATTACCACATATTGGAGAGAGTGctttgaagaaaagtaaaaagatactgggcttacctggtggctcagtggtaaagaacccatctgctaatgcaggagatgcgggttcggtccctgggttgggaagatctcctggagaacaaagcggtaacccactccagtattcttccccagagaatcccaagaacagaggagctgggcaggctccacagagtcacaaaagagttggacatgacttagcaactaaaacagcaaccaaacaacagaaaaagacagCATTGGAGagaactgggggaggggagagtggctgAGAGCAGGACCAGGGatattttctcagttcagttcagtcactcagtcgtgtccaactctttgtgaccccacgaatcgcagcacaccaggcctccctgtccatcaccaactcatagaatttactcaaacccatgtccatcgagtcggtgatgccatccagccatctcatcatctgttgtccccttctcctcctgtccccaatccctcccagtatcagggtcattCCCgttgagtcaactctttgcatgaggtggccaaagtattggagtttcaatttcagcatcagtccttccagtgagcacccaggactgatctcctttaagatggactggttggatatccttgcagtccaagggactctcaagagtcttctccaacaccacagctcaaatgcatcaattttttggcactcagctttcttcacagtccaactcacacatccatacatgaccactggaaaaaaccacagccttgactagatggatctctgttggcaaagtaatgtctctgctttttaatatgctgtctaggttggtcataactttccttccaaggagtaaacagcttttaatttcatggctgtaatcaccatctgcagtgattttggagcccaaaaaaataaagtcagccactgtttccactgtttccccatctatttcccatgaagtgaggggactggatgccatgatcttagttttctgaatgttgagctttaagccaactttttcactctcctctttcacttttatcaagaggctttttagttcatcttcacgttctgccataagggtggtgtcatctgcatatctgaggttattgatatttctcccggcaatcttgattccagcttgtgcttcttccagtccagtgtttctcatgatgtactctgcatataagttaaacaagcagggtgacaatatacagcctcgacgtactccttttcctatttggaaccagtctgttattccatgtccagttctaactgttgcttcctgacctgcacataggtttctcaagaggcaggtcaggtggtctggtagtcccatctctttcagaatttcccacagtttattgtgatacacacggtcaaaggctttggcatagtcaataaagcagaaatagatgtttttctgggactctcttgcttttttgatgatccagcagatgttggcaatttgatctctggttcctctgccttttctaaaaccagcttgaacaactggaagttcacggttcacatattgctgaagcctggcttggagaattttgagcattactttactagcgtgtgagaagagtgcaattgtgtggtagtttgagcattctttggcattgcctttctttgggattggaatgaaaactgaccttttccagtcctgtggccactgttgagttttccaaatttgctggcatattgagtcaagcactttcacagcatcatctttgaggatttgaaatagcttaactggaattccatcacctccactagctttgttcatagtgatgctttctaaggccggcttgacttcacattccaggatgtctggctctaggggagtgatcacaccatcatgattatctgggtcgtgaagatcttttttgtacagttcttctgtgtattcttgccacctcttaatatcttctgcttctgttaggtccataccatttctgtccttatcgaacccatctttgcatgagaagCAGCAGCTGAGCTGGGCCCCAGAGGTTGAGGAGGTAGCAGAGGGAAGAGACGGGGGAAAGTATTCCAGGCTGAGGGCATAGAATATACAAGTGTCCTGATGCAGAAGAACGTTTACTGAGCTGGAGGAAGGCAGACCAGGCCAGTAAGACCAGTTGTcatactgctactgctgctaagtcactttagtcgtgtccgactctgtgtggccccatccctgggattctccaggcaagaacactggagtgggttgccatttccttctccaatgcataaaagtgaaaagtgaaagtgaagtcgctcagtcaggtctgactcttcgtgaccccatggactgcagcctaccaggctcctccgtccatgggattttccaggcaagagtactggagtggggtgccattgccttctctgccagtTGTCATAAGGGAAGAATAATTGGGGATGTGGTTAGGGGCTGGCAGGGCCAAGCTAGGAAGGAGGATTTTACTTTGAGAACAACAGGAAGGTACTGCATGTTTTCAAAACAAGGGAACGATATGCTCCCATTTCCCTCTTAAAAAGAGCACATTGACTGGGCAGAGATGGGCAGATGTGACCCTGGGGAGGCGGTTTTGGGGAGGGTTGTATCGCACTGCACTGTGTCCGCCAGGTGAGAGACGCTGGTGCCCGGGCAGCAGGAACAAGGATGGAGTTGAGAAATATGAGTGATGTCTCACATTGTTCCTTTGTGTCACTTACCAAAACTGCTTCTTTCAAATACGGAAGGACATACTCATACCTTAGGGGTACTTGGAATAAATCACAGTCTGCACATAGGAAATGGAGTGGATCACAATGTCTGTCCATGGCCCTTGCAAACTTCTGCCCCATAATTCTCTAAGAACACAGAACATACATCAGTCATTGCTTCCTTCAGCTGATGTCTGTGGAATATCTATCATGAATAAGGCATTGTGCTAGCTATTGTGAGGTGATCTGTCTATTTAGAAACAAGTAATGGATGAAAGACTATCAATGAAAATTTTGAAGGTAagaaaaatataaggaagaaaaaatctGAGTATAACAGCCATGTTAGcactttaaacttatttatttccagtcttttttcattttcttctacatatattatttatttacatatgcaAATTGAGATCATAATACATATAGTTTTATGTGCTCTGTAACTATTGTGTGTTTATGTTACTTTTATTGTAAGATACGGTGCATGCAAAACTGCTGCGTgaaacatgaaatttaaagaaaaataaaatatgcacttAATCACAAGCCAggtgaagaagaaataatattacTTCCCCCTCAACCTTGTCTGCCCCTCCCTCCATTCCTTAAGGCAGCCAAACAgagaaagaattcattttcttaaacttgctcacctattttattatttaaattgcaGCAGGACGGAAATATGCTAACTCTATCCAATCTGACACAGACACTGGAATATGTCTTCAAAAGGATTTTTATCACTTACATGGACAACTGGCGCAGGAACACAACAGTTGAGCAAGAGGCCCTGCAAGCCAAGGTTGATGCTGAGAACTTCTACTACGTCATCTTGTACCTCATGGTGATGATCGGAATGTTCTCTTTCATCATTGTAGCCATCCTGGTGAGCACAGTGAAATCCAAGAGACGAGAGCACTCCAATGACCCGTACCACCAGTACATCGTGGAGGACTGGCAAGGGAAGTACAGAAGTCAAATTGTGAACCTAGAAGAACCAAGGGCCACCATCCATGAGAACACAGGTGCAGCAGCGCTCACGATGTCTCCTTGATCAGAGCTGGAGGCATGGAGCCAACATCTGACATGCAAATATGAAGAGACACTGGTTCCATGGAGTCAATCCAAGTTGTCATGCTTCAAAGACACTAAGTTCCTCACTCTGTGTTGAGAATTTTCAACAAGATCATGTAGTTGATCAGCTAAGAGGACATTTCAATCTCATGCTTCACGTTTGCTCGGTGGAGCAATTTATGCCAaagccctcttttcctttctgtgcaATGTCAATGTCATTTTAATCAATGtcaatagtgaaaataaaaacatttgaagTAATGGGCCTGGGCAGTGGCAGTAGATATAGGAAGGAGAAATTAACAAATCATTGAACATTCTCCCTtgtgaaatattattttgtatgtCTGACTGATTTGATTTATAAGTAACCTAGGTGTATTATTCAGAAATGGAGGTTCAAAAATCTATCACTTGCTCACTAGATTGAAGTAGGAGCATTTATTAATTCATGAATATACAGTCTGAAGTGACAAATGAACAAAACCACAGGTTTCCTTTATGTGTATTGCTTCCTTGGCATTGAGCTTATTTGGAAGTTGGAAGACAGAATCAACATTTCATAAGGGTAGAGTCCACACCAGATAAATAGATCTTTAGGAACGACCTGGTGtaacaaaaagatatttttaattaacattttaaattttacaaaagacTAAAAGTTCTTGttattatagaaaaaataataaaacatgaaaatgctGCCTGATAAACCATTCTTTtcattcaatttattttcttggtttacAATTACTTATGTTTCAAGAAATGTATTTTCACTAATGTATGGAAAGAAGCTGAATTGCTGAGGTCTATTAAACAGCTAGACAGTAACTGCTTAATATTTTCACCCTGGGGGTCACGATATTATAGAATGTCAGGGCCAAAGGGCACCTTGGAGATCATAGTATCTTTGTCACACCATTTCATTTATGGATAGGCAACTCCAGTTCACAGTTTAGGTGACTTCATTCCTTAATTCATTCAAGCACCATTTATTATCTGTCTACTTGGGTcaatggcttcccttgtggctcagctggtaaagaatctgcctgccatgtgggagaactgggttcgatccctgggttgggaagatcccctggagaagggaaaggctacccagtccagtattcttgcctggagaattccatgggttatACAGcacatggggccgcaaagagttggacaagactgagcgactttcactttcactttctgggtcAATGGCCTAGACCAGGAGTATACATATGAACATGATTGCCTGAGCTGGAGGAACTCACTCAgcagagagggaggcagacaCAGAGAGGCAGTCAGAACATCCTGATGATACAATGTGACAGGGTTATAAGGAGACCAACACAAAGTGGGAGGAGCCAGGACAGAGGGCCGGTCTACCTCGGGTTAAGGTGGAGAGCGGCTGAGGGGAACGCCAACAGCAGGACAGATATATGGGGTGAAGCCTCACGCCCCCTTGGTTACACtctgctccttccccagccccctgTCTCCTCAGCAAAGACAGGGCACTGTGAACAAAGCCTCAAGTCTCAGAGCACTGagacaaaactgaaaacaagagTCCTTCTTCAGCCTCTTACATGGATTACAAGATTTGTCTCTTTAGAGTGAAATACATTAGGTCTGTTTCCTAATAACAAGCATGTGACTGTGCTAACAGAAGCATTAAATACACTGTTAAGGAAAGCCACCCATATTCAAAGAGCATATATGGCAAGAGTAGTTTCTCTCCTTAGATGAGAAACCCAGAAATGCTGAACCacacagaaatcttttttttaattaatttatttattttggctgcattcagtcttagttgcagcacacaagcttatttgccctgaggcatgtggaatcttagttcctggaccaggtatcaaatctgtgtcccctcattggaaggtagattctttttttttttaaattttattatgaaaaattgtgTTAAACATTTACAAAAGAAGAGAATAGTttggagggcagattcttaaccactggactgccagggaagtctccagaacattttcatcaacgTGCCCAGAGCAGCAGATGGATAGCGTCACTgattcaatgtacatgagtttgagcaaactccaggaaatagtgaaggacagagaagcctggcatgctgcaatccacaggttcgcaaagagctggacacaactgagtgactgaacaacaaccagagCAGCAACTCGGGCCACGAAATGTCAGCTTCGGGTCTGGATGCAGACAGGAATCCAAGGTTTCTACTAACTGACCAAATTTATCTCCTTGACCAAACCCTGGTCAGGCTCCTTTGAACCCTCTTCTTGAATTGACCTCAACCTTGGCCTAAAAACCCTGCAGACTCTTGGCACAAAAGATACCATCCACCTCCCCACACTAAGAGTCTTGAACAAACACTACCTACATGCCTAAGGAGATCCTGGCCTAGGAAAACTTAAGGAGCCAGGAGAATGTACTATTTGTTCAGGCCAAAACCTGGTGGTAGGCAAATCAGCCCCTTGAATCCCAGCTAGAGCATTCACTTTAGAAACCTTTCAATTATAaatccttttcctcctcctttgaGGTATAAATCATTTACCACTCAGAACTGCCTTGTCTCTTTCATATGCTAGCATTCAAGGAGGGGCTTTAACTTGCACCACTGCCTCCAGTCATAAAGACTTTGACCCAGAGGTGGTTGACCCAGTTCCCTCCACTTTTTATAAATTTCCGCTGACTCTGCTCAAGTACCTGCTGTCCcaatcccttcttttttttttttttttttaaattttggctgcactgggtctttgttgaggcACACAGACTCCTCTAACTgcaacacatgggctcagttcccccaaggcaggtgggatcttactttctggtccagggatcaaatcagggaagtccccttccttttccttttaaaatgcccAGTTACCTCGGTACAAACCGAGCCTGGTTCATGCTGGGTTCTCTTCCCTACTGTGACAGTTACTGAATAAAGTCCGTCCTTTACACTTCAACTGGTGTCCAGTTTTATCTTTGACACAGGAAAACAAATTAAGGGGGAAAATATCTAGGTTCCCCTAATTAAGTATGTTTTATTATCATCACTTAAAGTATGCTGGGGCCAACACAGATGGTTGGCAGCCAACCTTACTTTGGGGGAACAAGAGAAATGCCCAATATTTACCAGCATTTCAGGTCTACAGTCGCTGGTAACTGCTCCACTTTGTCACTCCAGCATCAATTCCCACCGAACCCAGCCTTGCCACATTCAACCTGGCAACTAAAAAAACGCCAGTTCCAACAAGTTGCTGGTTTTCTTTCCCACCTGTCTGCTTTTGAGTTCTTTCCGGTTGATCCATATAAACTGAGTCCCACTCACTTTTTACAGCAGAGCGCAGAACCCATTTGAAAAGGAACCCATGGCAGTAGCTGCCCTGATAGTCGAGGTTCAGATTACCCAGAGTCAGGTCCCAGCTCTGGCACTTGCTAGCTTTAAAACTCTGGACAGTTTAATCagtttgtgtctctgtttcttcatctgtgaaatggttaTAGTCACATCATGTCTTTCATAGGCTTGTAAGACTTTTATTAGACAATAGCTGCAAAGTGCTTAGAGCAAAGCTATTTTTGTTACTCTCTCCAGGAAAACTTGGCAGAACTTGTTCACAGAACTAACCGTCCTCTCCCCAGTCCCTCAGCTTGTCCTTTCCTCTGCACTCCCAACGGGATTCCACGAgacagcctgggttcaaatctcaattTTGCCACTCCAATTCACACGTTTCCTTGCATCAACCACTTAATCaccccctgcctcagtttcctcaaccaAAAAAGGGTGAACTTCCCTCTTGTTACCCTGGAATTTGGGTGTCCACTTTGCACCCTTGCTTGGGTGTGGGCTCAAATTCCACTCCGGTTTACTAAGAGCTTGTTTGAATGAAGGAATATGGGAACCTAGTAACAGTCACCCTACAGCTATCCCAAaggaaaaggaatgcatttttgGCAGAGAAGATAAAGGCTAAATTTGGAAACTTCTGAGGATCCACATCGGACTGGTtccaacaacagactggttccaaatcaggaaagtatgtcaaggctgtatattgtcaccctgcttatttagcttacatgcagagtacatcatcagaaacactggactggatgaagcaaaagctggaatcaagattgcggggagaaatatcaataacctcagatatgcagatgacaccacacttacggcagaaagtaaagaagaactaaagagcctcttgatgaacatgaaagaggagagtgaaaaagttggcttaaagctcaacattccctggtggctcagatactaAAAGCATCTggctacaatgagggagacctgggttcaattcctgggttgggaagatctcctggagaaggaaatggcaacccactccagtattcttgcctgcaaaatcccatggacagaggatccttgcaggctacagtccatggggtcgcaaagagtctgacacaattgagcgacttcactttcaggaaactaagatcatggcatccagttccatcacttcatggcaaatatatggggaagcaatggaaacagtaacagactttatttctggggggctccaaaatcactgcagatggtgactgcagccatgaaattaaaagatgtttgctccttggaagaaaagctatgacaaacctagacaggatattaaaaagaagagacatcactttgtcaacaaaggtccgtctagtcaaagctatggtttttccagtagtcatgtatggatgtgagagttgggagtACAAaaaaaactgagcgctgaagaattgatgcttttgaactgtggtcttggagaagactcttgagagtcccttggactgcaaggagatccaaccagtccatcctaaaggagatcagtcctgaacattcactggaaagactgatgcagaagctgacactccaatactttgaccacatgattCGAAGAGCTgtctcactgggaaagaccctgaagctgggaaagatcgaaggcgggaagagtagaggatgacagaggatgagatggttggatggcatcaccgactcgatggactagtttgagtaaactccggaagttggtgatggacagggaggcttggcgtgctgcagtccatgggatcgcagagagtcggacacgactgagcgactcaactgggGACCCTCTTGCCCTCAGCGGCACACAGTGAGGAACACCCAGGGACGAGAGACTGCTGAGGGGTAGGGGCCGGCGACGTCCCGCTCTCCCGCCGccgtcctcctcctccagctccggTCAGGGAAGAACAAGACCgtcccaccctccccccccccccacccccacccccacccccaccccacgggGTGGACGAAAACGCCTGGCCCACGCCCCAGAAGTTCGCCCCTGGCCCAGTCAAGTCTGTCCGGTGACCCATGTCGCGGCCGCACGAAGGCCGCCCGGGCCCATACCGCGGGTTCCAGAAGCTGGAAATCGTCTCGGCGGCCCGGGCCCACTAAGCCGGGGGAGCCACCTACCCGCCATAGCAGCGCAGGCTCCCGGCGCCGGCGCGCGGAGCGGTGCATTTCGGGACGTCTAGTTTCCCCGCGGCACTGTGGGAGTCGTGGTTTGTGTGCGGCCCCGCCTACCCACTATGGCGGTGCAGACTCCCTGCGCAGGCTGCCTGCGCCGACGCGCGGAGCGGTGCATTTCGGGACGTATAGTTTCCCCGCGGCACTGTGGGAGTCGTGGTTTGTGCACGGCCCCGGAGCTGGACCCTCCGCGGCGTGGAGCTGTAAGTGGGCGGCGTCGGTGTCTGCCGGATCCTGACCCGAAACCCCGCTGCTCTTTGGGGGGCGCCCAGGCATCGTGTTCGCGCTTTCTCTCCATGACTCTGTCCAGCGGGACCGTGGGGGTGACAGCCACCACGGCCCACCCCCGCGGAGCGTCCGGCCTGGCTGGGTTGTCCAGGCATCCCAAAATGCACGGATCCAGTGGCGGGGGTTGCGGGGCGCGGCGTGTGGAGGCTGGCACGCAGGCCGAAGGGGGGTACCCAGATGTGGTTCCAAGCGAGAGAGGTTTGGGGGTTCAGCGAATGTCTCAGACGTTCTGTTGTGTAGGTGGGGTAAGCGGTGGTCTCCCTGGACCGTCATCTTCGGGCCTGAGCGGGGCAGCTTTTGCCCCCCACACCAGTGTCGGGGCTGGAGAGGACCTTTACCTGGCCCTCCAAGTCACGGAGGGGCTGAGGCCCAGCCCCTCGCCCTGGGAACTCTGGCCGACCCCGGCGTGGGGCTCAGAAGTCAGCCCAACTGATAACCACCACTTCAtctggacccccacccccacttcctccACGCACCCATCGCTACTTCAAATGATGGGGTGAAGGGTTGGGGTGGAAAGAGGCTGGGAATGAGAGCAATTTCGGGAAGTTCAGGTTAAGGACACAGCCTAGCGAGTGGCTGTAGTGAGATACCAAGAGAGGGACCGATCCTTGGGTCTGTTAGGTGGACCAAGAATAAAATTGTGGACTATACCTTGGCCATATTGCTGTAATTAGCCTAATCAAGATAAGCCAGtagcttttctattttctttaggaGAAATGTAGCAAAGGAAAAATCAGGATATTTTTGCAATAAAGGAAATAGAACCATCTCTTTCTAAGCCATTGTTATCTTTGAGTTTAAAGCTAAGACTGGATAGTTCCAGGGGAAGTTTAAAACTTCCTGCACTTTGTAGATTTTATGTCTCTCAAAACTGTCCCCATCTGGTTGGCTTTTGTAGTTCAGCCCTCAGACACCAGCTGCCTCCTGGTTCCAAGACTGTATCAGGTGTACATATGGCAGCCGAGCAACTAGCCTGCTGATATTTTTAGCTGTCTCAGTTGTTCTCACTTGCTGAAGTCCTGCAGGGAG
Protein-coding regions in this window:
- the KCNE2 gene encoding potassium voltage-gated channel subfamily E member 2 codes for the protein MLTLSNLTQTLEYVFKRIFITYMDNWRRNTTVEQEALQAKVDAENFYYVILYLMVMIGMFSFIIVAILVSTVKSKRREHSNDPYHQYIVEDWQGKYRSQIVNLEEPRATIHENTGAAALTMSP